In the genome of Acidaminococcales bacterium, one region contains:
- a CDS encoding HindVP family restriction endonuclease has protein sequence MPKIKKENAEISSGLFGIKHSNRTTDMHWGKNCFNSSFPTSVACYMLANNIPAIYNRLIIDAGELRVAASDISLRDVFNCGNLPLDELDFRFESKYEPYQIYSFDTIDAIDLVIKTIGKKFLSPLEIKLTVLPTSNTSTLPENEWGCELVVRSATTSYCALGMFDSVRDDAPGVREIFEKACADIGSWTNDFEMRHKTPALSESINAFQRKYLNRQKSLLVQTIWKTQGQSPTLADNAFDIVVWSDYAFSRLFIDNATTTESTMSRPMRASAKLARCLWELSKSGKIRLGEIYRQMAFDNQTDKEFAIQGAKWRSYVSSKRIIRPILHKSVVEKIIELGYIEKLRPERRFDQTLYFMMRR, from the coding sequence ATGCCGAAAATAAAAAAAGAAAATGCCGAAATATCATCAGGATTGTTTGGCATAAAGCATTCCAACCGTACAACGGATATGCATTGGGGGAAGAACTGTTTCAATTCAAGCTTTCCAACATCAGTAGCGTGTTATATGCTTGCGAATAACATACCTGCTATATACAACAGATTGATAATTGACGCTGGAGAACTTCGAGTAGCGGCTTCGGATATTTCTTTACGCGATGTCTTTAATTGCGGCAATCTGCCTTTGGATGAGCTTGATTTTCGCTTTGAATCAAAGTATGAGCCATACCAAATATATTCGTTTGATACAATAGACGCGATAGACCTTGTAATAAAAACAATCGGCAAAAAATTTCTATCCCCGCTTGAAATTAAGTTGACTGTGTTGCCGACTTCAAACACAAGCACTTTGCCAGAGAATGAATGGGGTTGTGAGTTAGTCGTGCGTTCAGCCACGACGTCGTATTGCGCTCTTGGTATGTTTGATTCGGTCAGAGACGATGCGCCTGGCGTCCGAGAGATTTTCGAAAAAGCTTGCGCCGATATTGGCTCATGGACGAACGATTTTGAAATGAGACATAAAACCCCCGCATTATCTGAAAGTATAAATGCCTTTCAACGTAAATATTTAAATAGGCAAAAATCGCTTCTTGTACAAACTATTTGGAAAACGCAAGGGCAATCGCCTACGCTTGCCGATAATGCTTTCGATATTGTTGTTTGGAGCGATTATGCTTTTTCGCGTTTATTTATTGACAACGCAACGACTACCGAGTCCACTATGAGCCGTCCAATGAGAGCTTCCGCAAAACTAGCTCGTTGTCTTTGGGAACTCAGTAAATCTGGTAAAATACGATTAGGAGAAATTTATCGACAAATGGCCTTTGATAATCAAACCGACAAAGAATTTGCAATACAGGGCGCAAAGTGGCGTAGTTACGTTTCGTCGAAAAGGATTATACGGCCTATTCTTCATAAAAGTGTGGTAGAAAAAATAAT